In Vidua chalybeata isolate OUT-0048 chromosome 5, bVidCha1 merged haplotype, whole genome shotgun sequence, one genomic interval encodes:
- the CPM gene encoding carboxypeptidase M isoform X2: MPPTPPSPTCTASGARWKTVGREILLHLIDFLVTSYGHNPVITRLLNNTRIHIMPTMNPDGFEATKVPDCYYTRGRYNRNGEDLNRNFPDAFENNSASIQPETRAVMDWIKNETFVLSANLHGGALVASYTFDNGNPVTGSLKGYSRSPDDDVFIHLARTYSSNHASMYKGTGCDNRQSFPEGITNGYSWYQLEGGMQDYNYVWGQCFEITLELSCCKYPPEVELEKFWRDNKVALIEYIKQVHIGVKGQVTDKNGNPIPNAIVEAKGRPHVCPYRTNEQGEYFLLLLPGTYVINATVPGFKSMLKTVEIPDNTGNFSALKQDFSFPEISDKITSRVASCPKTPLYQELTRASAAVKPTVHILVLMTIILVIFK; the protein is encoded by the exons ACTGTTGGGAGAGAAATCCTGCTCCATTTGATAGATTTCCTGGTGACCAGCTATGGACATAACCCAGTTATTACCCGGTTACTCAATAATACCCGGATTCATATCATGCCAACGATGAATCCTGATGGATTTGAAGCTACAAAAGTGCCTGATTGTTATTACACACGAGGAAG GTACAACAGGAATGGAGAAGATCTGAACAGAAATTTTCCtgatgcatttgaaaataacaGCGCCAGCATTCAGCCTGAGACTCGAGCAGTAATGGACTggataaaaaatgaaacatttgttCTCTCAGCAAACTTGCATGGGGGTGCCCTGGTTGCCAGTTACACCTTTGATAATGGTAACCCAG TTACTGGCTCTTTGAAAGGCTATAGCAGATCTCCAGATGATGATGTCTTTATTCACCTGGCAAGAACCTATTCTTCCAACCATGCCAGCATGTACAAAGGGACAGGGTGTGACAACAGGCAATCCTTCCCAGAAGGCATTACCAATGGGTACTCTTGGTACCAGCTGGAAG gTGGAATGCAAGATTACAACTATGTCTGGGGACAGTGTTTTGAAATTACACTAGAGCTGTCGTGCTGTAAATATCCTCCAGAAGTCGAGCTGGAAAAGTTCTGGAGAGACAACAAAGTTGCTCTGATCGAATATATCAAACAAGTACACATAG GTGTCAAAGGCCAAGTTACTGATAAGAATGGGAATCCTATTCCCAATGCCATTGTGGAAGCCAAAGGAAGGCCACATGTCTGCCCCTACAGAACAAATGAACAAGGGGAAtactttcttctccttttgccTGGGACATATGTGATCAAT GCTACTGTACCAGGATTTAAATCCATGCTGAAGACAGTGGAAATACCTGACAACACTGGAAACTTCAGTGCTTTGAAACAGGATTTCTCTTTCCCAGAGATCTCAGATAAGATCACATCAAGAGTTGCTTCATGTCCCAAAACTCCCCTCTACCAAGAGCTCACACGGGCTTCAGCTGCAGTAAAACCAACAGTACATATCTTGGTTTTAATGACCATTATACttgtaattttcaaataa
- the MDM2 gene encoding E3 ubiquitin-protein ligase Mdm2 isoform X1, with the protein MCNTKMSSLTDASSVTASEQEALVKPKPLLLKLLKLAGAEKDTFTMKEVIFYIGQYIMSKQLYDEKQQHIVHCANDLLGDLFGVTSFSVKEHRRLYSMISRNLIAINQQDSTLGDTPEDDATSQLEEENVIKESRQELEENQTSSNVASQPTTSSRRRTHSESEKNSSDDLHSERRKRHKSENISVTFDESLSWCVVSGLCHERSNSSDSTDSLSMPDLDASSLSENSDWFDHGSVSDQFSVEFEVESIYSEDYSHNEEGQELTDEDDEVYQLTIYQDEDSDADSFDEDPEISLADYWKCPECNEMNPPLPRHCHRCWALREDWLPDEKSEKLEKSKLEASFPAESGEGFDVPDCKTTKMTEDKEPAVDENEDKAVQLSESQESEGYSQPSTSSSMFCSSQEDFKEPEKREMQDKEESMESSLPVTSIEPCVICQSRPKNGCIVHGKTGHLMSCFTCAKKLKKRNKPCPVCRQPIQMIVLTYFS; encoded by the exons ATGTGCAACACCAAGATGTCCTCCCTTACGGATGCCTCATCTGTCACCGCTTCGGAGCAAGAGGCGCTG GTTAAACCAAAGCCACTGTTGTTGAAATTGTTAAAGTTAGCTGGTGCTGAAAAGGACACTTTTACTATGAAGGAG gtAATATTCTATATTGGACAATATATTATGTCTAAGCAATTATATGATGAAAAACAGCAGCATATTGTACACTGTGCAAATGATCTCCTGGGGGATTTATTTGGAGTAACAAGCTTTTCAGTAAAAGAACACAG GAGACTATATTCAATGATTTCCAGAAATCTGATAGCAATCAATCAACAAG ACTCTACCCTTGGTGATACACCTGAGGATGATGCCACATCTCagcttgaagaagaaaatgttattaag GAGTCTAGGCAAGAGTTAGAAGAGAACCAGACTTCATCAAACGTGGCTTCCCAACCAACGACATCTTCTAGGAGGAGGACACACAGTGAATCTG aaaaaaattcttcagatgATCTGCACAGTGAGAGAAGAAAGCGACACAAGTCAGAGAACATTTCGGTGACGTTTGATGAAAGTCTCTCATGGTGTGTAGTCAGTGGTCTGTGCCATGAAAGAAGCAATAGCAGTGATTCAACAGATTCTCTTTCCATGCCT gatCTTGATGCTAGTTCATTAAGCGAAAACTCGGATTGGTTTGACCATGGTTCTGTATCAGACCAGTTCAGTGTTGAGTTTGAAGTTGAGTCTATTTATTCAGAAGATTATAGCCATAATGAAGAAGGGCAGGAGCTCActgatgaagatgatgag GTTTATCAGCTGACTATTTATCAGGACGAAGATAGTGATGCTGATTCATTTGATGAAGATCCAGAGATTTCTCTAGCT GATTATTGGAAGTGTCCCGAATGTAATGAAATGAATCCTCCGCTTCCACGACATTGCCACAGATGCTGGGCCCTTCGTGAGGATTGGCTTCCAGATGAAAAGAGTGAGAAATTGGAAAAGAGCAAATTAGAAGCTTCCTTTCCTGCAGAGTCTGGAGAAGGTTTTGATGTTCCTGACTGCAAGACAACAAAAATGACTGAAGATAAAGAACCAGCTGTGGATGAGAATGAGGATAAAGCAGTACAGCTTTCTGAGTCCCAGGAAAGTGAAGGTTATTCCCAGCCATCAACATCAAGCAGCATGTTCTGTAGCAGTCAGGAGGACTTCAAGGAACCCGAGAAGAGAGAAATGCAAGACAAAGAGGAAAGCATGGAATCCAGTCTGCCTGTTACCAGCATAGAGCCGTGTGTCATATGTCAGAGCAGACCTAAGAATGGCTGCATAGTACATGGCAAAACGGGACACCTCATGTCATGTTTTACCTGTGCAAAAAAGCTCAAGAAGAGGAACAAACCCTGCCCAGTGTGTAGGCAGCCCATACAAATGATTGTACTAACTTATTTTAGTTAG
- the MDM2 gene encoding E3 ubiquitin-protein ligase Mdm2 isoform X2: MCNTKMSSLTDASSVTASEQEALVKPKPLLLKLLKLAGAEKDTFTMKEVIFYIGQYIMSKQLYDEKQQHIVHCANDLLGDLFGVTSFSVKEHRRLYSMISRNLIAINQQDSTLGDTPEDDATSQLEEENVIKESRQELEENQTSSNVASQPTTSSRRRTHSESEKNSSDDLHSERRKRHKSENISVTFDESLSWCVVSGLCHERSNSSDSTDSLSMPDLDASSLSENSDWFDHGSVSDQFSVEFEVESIYSEDYSHNEEGQELTDEDDEDYWKCPECNEMNPPLPRHCHRCWALREDWLPDEKSEKLEKSKLEASFPAESGEGFDVPDCKTTKMTEDKEPAVDENEDKAVQLSESQESEGYSQPSTSSSMFCSSQEDFKEPEKREMQDKEESMESSLPVTSIEPCVICQSRPKNGCIVHGKTGHLMSCFTCAKKLKKRNKPCPVCRQPIQMIVLTYFS, encoded by the exons ATGTGCAACACCAAGATGTCCTCCCTTACGGATGCCTCATCTGTCACCGCTTCGGAGCAAGAGGCGCTG GTTAAACCAAAGCCACTGTTGTTGAAATTGTTAAAGTTAGCTGGTGCTGAAAAGGACACTTTTACTATGAAGGAG gtAATATTCTATATTGGACAATATATTATGTCTAAGCAATTATATGATGAAAAACAGCAGCATATTGTACACTGTGCAAATGATCTCCTGGGGGATTTATTTGGAGTAACAAGCTTTTCAGTAAAAGAACACAG GAGACTATATTCAATGATTTCCAGAAATCTGATAGCAATCAATCAACAAG ACTCTACCCTTGGTGATACACCTGAGGATGATGCCACATCTCagcttgaagaagaaaatgttattaag GAGTCTAGGCAAGAGTTAGAAGAGAACCAGACTTCATCAAACGTGGCTTCCCAACCAACGACATCTTCTAGGAGGAGGACACACAGTGAATCTG aaaaaaattcttcagatgATCTGCACAGTGAGAGAAGAAAGCGACACAAGTCAGAGAACATTTCGGTGACGTTTGATGAAAGTCTCTCATGGTGTGTAGTCAGTGGTCTGTGCCATGAAAGAAGCAATAGCAGTGATTCAACAGATTCTCTTTCCATGCCT gatCTTGATGCTAGTTCATTAAGCGAAAACTCGGATTGGTTTGACCATGGTTCTGTATCAGACCAGTTCAGTGTTGAGTTTGAAGTTGAGTCTATTTATTCAGAAGATTATAGCCATAATGAAGAAGGGCAGGAGCTCActgatgaagatgatgag GATTATTGGAAGTGTCCCGAATGTAATGAAATGAATCCTCCGCTTCCACGACATTGCCACAGATGCTGGGCCCTTCGTGAGGATTGGCTTCCAGATGAAAAGAGTGAGAAATTGGAAAAGAGCAAATTAGAAGCTTCCTTTCCTGCAGAGTCTGGAGAAGGTTTTGATGTTCCTGACTGCAAGACAACAAAAATGACTGAAGATAAAGAACCAGCTGTGGATGAGAATGAGGATAAAGCAGTACAGCTTTCTGAGTCCCAGGAAAGTGAAGGTTATTCCCAGCCATCAACATCAAGCAGCATGTTCTGTAGCAGTCAGGAGGACTTCAAGGAACCCGAGAAGAGAGAAATGCAAGACAAAGAGGAAAGCATGGAATCCAGTCTGCCTGTTACCAGCATAGAGCCGTGTGTCATATGTCAGAGCAGACCTAAGAATGGCTGCATAGTACATGGCAAAACGGGACACCTCATGTCATGTTTTACCTGTGCAAAAAAGCTCAAGAAGAGGAACAAACCCTGCCCAGTGTGTAGGCAGCCCATACAAATGATTGTACTAACTTATTTTAGTTAG